A single region of the Lotus japonicus ecotype B-129 chromosome 4, LjGifu_v1.2 genome encodes:
- the LOC130710817 gene encoding uncharacterized protein LOC130710817 isoform X1 → MEDVEKVKAEALQMMGVFQVLPRLVVFDLDYTLWPFYCECRSKRDTPSLYPHVKGIMYALKGEGIDVAIASKSPTPDIATTFLDKLSISSMFVTKEIFYSWQNKTDHFQKIHSSTGVPFKSMLFFDDDDNNIQGVSKMGVTSILVRNGVNLGVYKEGLTKFSLKWDASKDKQGRRK, encoded by the exons atggagGATGTGGAGAAGGTGAAAGCAGAGGCACTGCAAATGATGGGAGTATTCCAAGTGCTACCAAGGCTCGTTGTTTTCGATCTTGATTACACTCTTTGGCCTTTCTACTG TGAGTGCCGCTCCAAGCGGGACACACCTTCTTTGTACCCTCATGTCAAAGGCATCATGTATGCGCTCAAAGGTGAGGGGATTGATGTTGCCATTGCTTCTAAATCACCAACTCCTGACATAGCAACAACGTTTCTTGACAAACTCAGCATCAGCTCAATGTTTGTTACCAAG GAAATATTTTACAGCTGGCAAAACAAAACAGATCATTTTCAGAAAATCCATTCAAGCACTGGGGTGCCCTTTAAATCAATGCTCttctttgatgatgatgataataaCATTCAAGGG GTCTCAAAAATGGGAGTAACAAGCATTTTGGTCAGGAATGGGGTAAACCTTGGAGTCTATAAAGAAGGCCTTACAAAATTTTCTCTAAAGTGGGATGCATCAAAGGACAAGCAGGGAAGGCGTAAGTAA
- the LOC130714373 gene encoding beta-ureidopropionase, which produces MEKSTQNGAVKEEQPKSSGDASVCGYDSLHHLLKDNLKPHHYQEVNRLLTGLNCGKPLDTIVLPESATDLSVQHGFDLQAYSFHAEKELLREPRIVRVGLIQNSIALPTTAHFADQKKALFEKVKPIIDAAGSSGVNILCLQEAWMMPFAFCTREKRWCEFAEPVDGESTQFLQSFALKYNMVIISPILERDMNHGEVIWNTVVVIGNHGNIIGKHRKNHIPRVGDFNESTYYIEGNTGHPVFETQFGKIGINICYGRHHPLNWLAFGLNGAEIVFNPSATVGELSEPMWSIEARNGAIANSYFVAAINRVGTETFPNAFTSGDGKPAHADFGHFYGSSYVAAPDASCTPSLSRNRDGLLVTDMDLNLCRQVKDKWGFRMTARYELYEETLANYMKPDFEPQIIGDPLLHKKSS; this is translated from the exons atggagaagagcaCCCAAAACGGAGCAGTGAAAGAAGAACAACCCAAGTCCTCCGGCGACGCTTCTGTCTGTGGCTACGACTCTCTTCACCATCTTCTCAAGGATAATCTCAAACCCCATCACTATCAG GAAGTCAACCGCTTGCTTACTGGGCTTAATTGTGGAAAACCACTTGACACAATTGTTCTCCCAGAATCTGCTACAGATCTGTCTGTGCAACATGGTTTTGACCTCCAG GCTTATTCCTTTCATGCTGAAAAAGAGCTATTAAGAGAACCTCGAATTGTGAGGGTTGGTttgattcaaaactctattgCCCTTCCAACAACTGCTCACTTTGCTGACCAGAAAAAGGCTCTATTTGAGAAAGTAAAGCCAATCATTGATGCTGCTGGTTCTTCAGGGGTCAACATATTATGCTTGCAA GAAGCATGGATGATGCCATTTGCCTTTTGtacaagagagaagagatggTGTGAATTTGCAGAACCTGTTGATGGGGAATCAACACAATTTTTGCAAAGCTTTGCTCTTAAATATAACATGGTGATCATAAGTCCAATACTCGAGAGGGACATGAACCATGGAGAGGTTATCTGGAACACTGTTGTTGTAATTGGAAATCATGGCAATATAATTGGAAAGCACAGGAAG AACCATATACCAAGAGTTGGGGACTTCAATGAGAGTACATATTATATAGAAGGAAATACTGGCCATCCTGTATTTGAAACGCAATTTGGAAAGATTGGCATTAATATATGCTATGGCAGGCACCATCCTTTAAATTGGTTAGCCTTCGGCTTGAATGGTGCAGAGATTGTCTTCAACCCTTCTGCCACAGTGGGTGAACTTAGCGAACCAATGTGGTCAATAGAG GCGCGTAACGGTGCAATAGCAAATAGTTACTTTGTTGCTGCAATCAATCGCGTTGGGACTGAGACATTCCCCAATGCATTTACTTCTGGGGATGGAAAGCCAGCACATGCAGATTTTGGGCACTTTTATGGATCCAGTTATGTTGCAGCACCAGATGCATCGTGCACACCATCTTTGTCTCGAAATCGGGATGGCTTGTTAGTAACAGATATGGATCTTAACTTATGTAGGCAGGTGAAAGACAAGTGGGGTTTCAGAATGACTGCGCGATACGAGTTATATGAAGAGACACTCGCCAACTATATGAAACCAGACTTTGAGCCCCAAATCATCGGTGACCCCTTATTGCACAAGAAGTCTTCATAA
- the LOC130710815 gene encoding ycf20-like protein translates to MACQMGSMNLQWRLSITEHESSKKPYTAFSASRVHGCCCEPILSGLTSNAGGKSSHFPQSGFLGRKAVWKIAFALNTGGVPGNGEQQSLNDTSSSFGGTRLGRILSAGGRQLLDKLNSARKNVPMKIFLLLLGFYTANALATILGQTGDWDVLVAGVVVAAIEGIGMLLYRKPPTVRTGRLQSFLLMLNYWKAGICLGLFVDAFKLGS, encoded by the exons ATGGCTTGTCAAATGGGATCTATGAATCTGCAGTGGAGATTATCAATTACAGAGCATGAAAGCTCTAAAAAACCATATACAGCCTTTTCAGCTTCAAGGGTTCATGGTTGTTGCTGTGAGCCAATTCTTAGTGGACTAACTTCTAATGCTGGCGGGAAGTCTTCACATTTTCCTCAGAGCGG TTTCCTGGGGAGAAAAGCTGTGTGGAAAATAGCTTTTGCCTTGAACACAGGTGGAGTGCCTGGTAACGGTGAGCAACAAAGTCTCAACGATACCAGTTCCAGTTTTGGCGGCACTCGATTGGGTAGGATACTGTCTGCAGGTGGCAGACAACTTCTAGATAAGCTGAACTCTGCGAGGAAGAACGTCCCTATGAAAATATTCCTGCTACTTTTGGGTTTCTACACGGCAAACGCACTAGCTACAATCCTCGGGCAAACTGGTGATTGGGATGTTCTGGTTGCTGGTGTTGTGGTGGCTGCCATTGAGGGAATTGGTATGCTACTATATCGAAAGCCACCTACAGTGAGGACCGGGAGGTTGCAGTCTTTTCTATTGATGTTGAACTACTGGAAAGCAGGCATATGCTTGGGACTCTTTGTAGATGCTTTTAAGTTAGGAAGCTAA
- the LOC130715646 gene encoding nicotinamidase 1-like: protein MVSQIIELLKNEIPLEQECVVLAEDTVNGLVLVDIINGFCTVGAGNLAPRESNRQISEMINESARLARLFCEKNLPVMAFLDSHHPNKPEDPYPPHCIAGTDESNLVPALRWLENETNVTLRRKECFDGYIGSAEEDGSNVFVDWVKKNKIRTLLVVGICTDICVLDFVCSTMSAKNRGFLKPLENVVVYSHGCATFDVPLEVARNTKGALAHPQEFLHHMGLYMAKERGAKIANEVLFGAVEKV, encoded by the exons ATGGTGTCGCAGATAATTGAACTTCTGAAGAATGAGATTCCTCTGGAGCAGGAGTGTGTGGTTTTAGCTGAAGACACTGTAAATGGTCTTGTTCTTGTGGATATCATAAATGGCTTCTGCACTGTTGGTGCTGGAAATCTG GCTCCAAGAGAGTCCAATAGACAAATTTCAGAAATGATCAATGAATCAGCAAGGTTAGCTAGACTGTTCTGTGAGAAGAACTTGCCAGTTATGGCTTTCCTTGATTCTCACCATCCTAACAAGCCAGAGGACCCTTATCCCCCTCACTGTATTGCTGGGACTGATGAGTCAAATCTAGTTCCAG CCTTAAGATGGCTGGAAAATGAAACCAATGTAACACTCAGGCGTAAGGAGTGTTTCGATGGATATATCGGTTCAGCAGAAGAAGATGGTTCAAATGTTTTTGTAGATTGGGTGAAGAAGAATAAGATCAGAACT cttctgGTAGTAGGTATatgcacagatatatgtgttCTGGACTTTGTATGCTCCACAATGTCAGCTAAAAACCGTGGTTTTCTCAAGCCTCTAGAAAATGTGGTGGTGTATTCACATGGTTGTGCTACATTTGATGTCCCTCTGGAGGTAGCTAGAAATACCAAAGGTGCTTTAGCTCATCCTCAG GAGTTTTTACACCACATGGGTCTGTATATGGCCAAAGAAAGGGGAGCCAAGATAGCAAATGAAGTGTTGTTTGGAGCAGTGGAGAAGGTATAA
- the LOC130715645 gene encoding protein EXECUTER 1, chloroplastic produces the protein MTFPSSMASMSGPTAPNLTFPNKNLSIPFTLKRPSLLPFPSHPPCRCLSSASDDKNDSSDNRRWDSLLQDFLTGAAKQFDSFMNALRDGRSAEDRAATAGGGSDEDWDWDRWRQHFDEVDDQERLLSVLKSQLGRAVYVEDYEDAARLKVAIAAASNNDSVGRVMSHLNRAIKEERYGDAAFLRDKAGAGLVGWWAGISKDVNNPHGLIIRITPEHGRYVARSYSPRQLAMSAAGVPLFEFFLKMDKKGEFKSQAVYLKRKGAFHGPPTTSSKALDAAERLSSVESTEDRSELFVVSTEDPESGDDRNDGSDPAERMPGFQNGLKDMIPGVKVKIFKVITPEKVDKDLISKVIEQIIDEEDDEDEDEDEDEDEDEDDDDDEDEDEDEDEEKDSDTGSLELVDMKSETDQEADDEVEINTGLGTSDREDQNEIAVKVVIGGIVQKLSSNISTRDLLRVPAKLEIKKRGSFSFTVEKEVNQQDGQAKGKSSSDKSTKFLGRRRVDHVIFDLAKFIGKGKVPAKVLKEVGELINLTLSQAQNHQPLSGSTIFNRIEIPTSFDPLNGLYIGVHGLHSEVIQLRRGFGQWQKDGGAKEPSDLEFYEYVEALKLTGDPYVPAGQVAFRAKVGKGYQLPHKGIIPEEFGVIARYKGEGRLAEPGFQNPRWVDGELVILDGKHIKAGPVVGFVYWAPEYHFLVFFNRLKLQQ, from the exons ATGACCTTTCCCTCATCCATGGCTTCCATGTCTGGTCCCACTGCTCCCAACCTCACCTTCCCAAACAAAAACCTCTCCATTCCCTTCACCCTCAAGAGACCCTCACTCCTTCCATTCCCTTCTCACCCTCCCTGCCGCTGCCTCAGCTCCGCCTCGGATGACAAAAACGACTCCTCCGATAACCGCCGCTGGGACTCGCTTCTTCAAGACTTCCTCACCGGCGCCGCTAAGCAATTCGATTCCTTCATGAACGCGCTCCGGGATGGCCGCTCCGCTGAAGACCGCGCTGCCACCGCCGGTGGTGGTAGCGACGAGGACTGGGATTGGGATCGGTGGCGCCAGCATTTCGACGAGGTCGACGACCAGGAGCGTCTCCTCTCCGTCCTTAAG TCTCAGTTAGGTCGTGCTGTATATGTGGAGGATTATGAAGATGCTGCTAGGCTTAAGGTGGCAATTGCAGCTGCATCTAACAATGACAGTGTTGGAAGAGTGATGTCTCATCTTAAT AGAGCCATCAAAGAAGAGCGGTATGGTGATGCAGCTTTCTTAAGAGATAAAGCTGGTGCTGGACTT GTTGGTTGGTGGGCTGGTATTTCAAAAGACGTCAATAATCCACATGGTCTAATTATTCGCATAACTCCAGAGCATGGAAGATACGTAGCAAGGAGTTATAGTCCCCG GCAACTTGCCATGTCCGCTGCCGGTGTTCCTCTATTTGAGTTTTTTCTTAAAATGGATAAAAAAGGCGAATTCAAGTCGCAG gCTGTGTACTTAAAGCGTAAAGGGGCCTTCCATGGTCCTCCAACAACCTCCTCTAAAGCATTGGATGCTGCTGAGAGATTGAGTTCCGTGGAGTCTACTGAAGACAGAAGTGAGCTGTTTGTTGTGAGTACTGAAGATCCGGAAAGTGGTGATGATAGGAATGATGGCTCTGATCCAGCTGAGAGAATGCCTGGATTTCAGAATGGCTTGAAAGATATGATTCCTGGTGTGAAGGTGAAGATTTTCAAGGTGATAACACCTGAGAAAGTTGACAAGGATCTAATATCTAAGGTGATTGAGCAGAtaattgatgaagaagatgatgaggatgaggatgaagatgaggatgaggatgaggatgaagatgatgatgatgatgaggacgaggacgaggatgaagatgaagagaaggACAGCGATACAGGAAGTCTGGAACTGGTAGACATGAAGTCTGAAACTGACCAAGAGGCAGATGATGAGGTTGAAATAAATACTGGTCTGGGAACTTCTGATCGTGAAGACCAGAATGAAATTGCTGTCAAAGTTGTCATTGGTGGAATTGTTCAGAAACTTTCCAGCAATATATCCACTAGAGACTTGCTTCGAGTTCCGGCTAAGCTAGAGATTAAGAAGCGTGGTTCTTTTTCCTTTACTGTTGAGAAAGAAGTCAATCAACAGGATGGTCAAGCCAAAGGGAAATCTTCATCAGATAAATCAACTAAGTTTCTAGGTCGACGCCGAGTTGATCATGTCATTTTTGACCTTGCTAAATTCATTGGGAAGGGAAAGGTACCTGCTAAG GTGCTAAAAGAGGTTGGAGAATTAATAAATCTCACTCTAAGCCAGGCCCAGAACCATCAACCATTATCTGGATCAACAATTTTCAATCGCATTGAAATACCTACTTCGTTTGATCCTTTAAATG GTTTATATATTGGTGTCCATGGTCTTCACTCTGAAGTTATTCAACTGAGACGTGGGTTTGGTCAGTGGCAAAAGGATGGTGGGGCTAAGGAGCCTTCAGATCTTGAGTTTTATGAGTATGTAGAAGCTTTGAAACTAACTGGGGATCCTTATGTACCAGCTGGCCAG GTGGCATTTCGTGCAAAAGTTGGAAAGGGGTATCAACTTCCCCATAAAGGGATAATTCCTGAAGAATTCGGAGTG ATTGCTCGCTATAAAGGTGAAGGGAGGCTGGCTGAGCCAGGGTTTCAGAATCCTCGATGGGTTGATGGTGAACTTGTGATTCTTGATGGAAAG CACATAAAAGCAGGGCCTGTTGTTGGATTTGTGTATTGGGCCCCTGAGTATCATTTTTTGGTCTTCTTCAATCGGCTAAAGCTTCAACAATAG
- the LOC130710816 gene encoding uncharacterized protein LOC130710816 codes for MARNGEVEEEEEEENLVATATTTGTRARTDPFLVTCKCFSVITSLAAILCIAVNVLSAVRSFKNASDIFDGIFRCYAVVIAAFVVLAETEWSFIIKFSQVLEYWAARGMLQIFVGVMTRAFPDYTRAREWIILLQNIASYLLLACGFVYLISGVLCIGFLKRARQKQAITTEQAAKDLEELERRKAELEQLLLAERV; via the exons ATGGCCAGAAACGGCGAggtagaggaagaggaagaggaagagaatctCGTCGCCACCGCCACAACCACCGGAACGAGAGCCAGAACAGACCCGTTCTTAGTAACCTGCAAGTGCTTCAGCGTCATCACCTCTTTGGCTGCCATTCTCTGCATCGCCGTCAATGTCCTCTCCGCTGTTCGTTCCTTCAAAAACGCATCTGAT ATTTTCGATGGTATTTTTCGCTGTTACGCGGTTGTGATTGCAGCTTTCGTTGTCCTCGCTGAGACTGAGTGGAGTTTCATCATCAAATTCTCTCAG GTTTTGGAGTATTGGGCTGCAAGGGGCATGCTGCAAATCTT TGTTGGAGTCATGACAAGGGCTTTCCCTGACTATACTAGGGCGCGCGAGTGGATTATTCTTCTTCAGAACATAGCGAGCTATTTGCTTCTTGCATGTGGCtttgtttatcttatttca GGAGTCCTGTGCATTGGTTTTCTTAAACGTGCTCGTCAGAAGCAGGCAATTACAACAGAGCAAGCAGCCAAGGATTTGGAG GAATTGGAACGGCGCAAAGCGGAACTTGAACAACTACTCCTTGCAGAAAGAGTTTAA
- the LOC130710817 gene encoding uncharacterized protein LOC130710817 isoform X2 produces the protein MEDVEKVKAEALQMMGVFQVLPRLVVFDLDYTLWPFYCECRSKRDTPSLYPHVKGIMYALKGEGIDVAIASKSPTPDIATTFLDKLSISSMFVTKEIFYSWQNKTDHFQKIHSSTGVPFKSMLFFDDDDNNIQGVTEMSQKWE, from the exons atggagGATGTGGAGAAGGTGAAAGCAGAGGCACTGCAAATGATGGGAGTATTCCAAGTGCTACCAAGGCTCGTTGTTTTCGATCTTGATTACACTCTTTGGCCTTTCTACTG TGAGTGCCGCTCCAAGCGGGACACACCTTCTTTGTACCCTCATGTCAAAGGCATCATGTATGCGCTCAAAGGTGAGGGGATTGATGTTGCCATTGCTTCTAAATCACCAACTCCTGACATAGCAACAACGTTTCTTGACAAACTCAGCATCAGCTCAATGTTTGTTACCAAG GAAATATTTTACAGCTGGCAAAACAAAACAGATCATTTTCAGAAAATCCATTCAAGCACTGGGGTGCCCTTTAAATCAATGCTCttctttgatgatgatgataataaCATTCAAGGGGTAACAGAGAT GTCTCAAAAATGGGAGTAA
- the LOC130715399 gene encoding fructose-1,6-bisphosphatase, chloroplastic translates to MHSAAASPFYQLVPFHPKFQTFQSKTPLTTPYCTPRLASISGSAKMRPLRALGGSSSSAGGDGDDGDGVVTLIEYLGKEGIDLKDDLVVLLDHIQYACKRIAAIVASPFSCSIGKQTGVGAGGGGGSSGRDAPKPLDIVSNEIILSSLKKSGKVAVMASEENDAPTWIIDDGPYVVVTDPLDGSRNIDASIPTGTIFGIYNRLEELDNLPTEEKAQLNSLQSGSKLIAAGYVLYSSATILCVSFGSGTQAFTLDHSTGDFILTNPSIKIPPRGQIYSVNDARYFDWPEGLRQYIDTVRQGKGRYPKKYSARYICSLVADLHRTLMYGGVAMNPRDHLRLVYEANPLSFLVEQAGGRGSDGKNRILSLQPVKLHQRLPLFLGSLEDMEELESYGDVQQKVNPGYEV, encoded by the exons ATGCACTCAGCTGCAGCATCACCCTTCTATCAACTTGTCCCCTTCCATCCAAAGTTCCAAACATTCCAATCAAAAACTCCATTGACCACCCCTTACTGCACACCAAGACTGGCTTCCATTTCTGGGTCTGCTAAGATGAGGCCACTGAGAGCCTTGGGTGGTTCTTCTTCATCAGcaggaggtgatggtgatgatggtgatggagtTGTCACATTGATTGAGTATCTGGGTAAGGAAGGAATTGATTTGAAAGATGATTTGGTGGTGTTGCTTGATCACATACAGTATGCTTGCAAGAGAATTGCAGCTATTGTAGCTTCTCCTTTCAGTTGCAGCATTGGGAAGCAAACGGGTGTTGGTGCTGGGGGCGGTGGTGGTTCTTCTGGTAGGGATGCTCCTAAGCCTCTTGATATTGTCTCG AATGAAATCATCTTGTCATCCCTCAAAAAATCTGGAAAAGTTGCAGTCATGGCTTCTGAAGAAAATGATGCACCAACTTGGATAATTGATGATGGTCCATATGTGGTCGTAACAGATCCACTAGATGGCTCTCGAAATATTGATGCATCCATTCCAACCGGGACGATTTTCGGTATTTATAATCGCCTTGAGGAATTAGACAATCTACCCACAGAGGAGAAGGCTCAGCTGAATTCACTCCAGAGTGGAAGTAAGCTGATTGCAGCTGGCTATGTTCTCTATTCATCTGCAACTATACTCTGCGTCAGCTTTGGTTCTGGGACACAGGCATTCACTCTCGATCATTCAACAGGAGACTTCATTCTCACAAATCCGAGCATTAAAATTCCTCCCCGTG GGCAAATTTATTCTGTAAACGATGCGCGATATTTTGACTGGCCTGAAGGTTTGAGGCAATACATAGACACTGTGAGACAAGGAAAAGGTAGATACCCCAAGAAGTACTCTGCCAGGTATATATGTTCTCTGGTGGCTGATCTCCACAGAACTTTGATGTATGGAGGTGTGGCAATGAATCCAAGGGACCATCTTCGTCTTGTTTATGAAGCAAACCCTCTTAGTTTCCTTGTAGAGCAGGCTGGGGGAAGAGGATCTGATGGCAAAAATAGGATTCTTTCCCTTCAACCAGTTAAACTGCACCAAAGACTTCCTCTCTTTCTAGGGAGTTTGGAAGACATGGAAGAGTTGGAAAGTTATGGAGATGTACAACAAAAAGTGAATCCGGGTTATGAGGTTTGA